A single region of the Devosia sp. FJ2-5-3 genome encodes:
- a CDS encoding Crp/Fnr family transcriptional regulator, whose protein sequence is MLEETTELERQFKPFFDRIRLRDTLGPEEERAIKAAARERLQFAPGEDLVREGDRPMRSILLTRGITCRYRIVSGGARQLVAIHLPGDFVDLHSFLLKQMDHSVGALTACDVITFPHENLVRVTERLPHLTRMLWLMTLIDGSAHREWLVGMGLLSATQRAAHLFCEIYRRLEVVGLARDNRFSFPVTQAALADAVGTSSVHVNRVIQELRQRDLITWEGGVITIRDWDALSHLADFDDGYLHLTQECR, encoded by the coding sequence ATGTTGGAGGAAACCACCGAGCTTGAAAGGCAATTCAAGCCATTCTTCGATCGGATCCGCCTCAGGGACACGCTCGGGCCCGAAGAAGAGCGTGCCATAAAGGCGGCTGCCCGCGAAAGACTGCAATTCGCACCCGGCGAAGACCTGGTCCGCGAGGGTGATCGCCCGATGCGCAGCATCCTTCTGACAAGGGGCATCACCTGCCGGTATCGCATCGTGTCCGGCGGAGCGCGCCAATTGGTGGCGATCCACCTGCCGGGCGATTTCGTCGACCTGCACAGTTTCCTGCTCAAGCAGATGGACCATTCTGTCGGTGCGCTGACGGCCTGCGACGTGATCACTTTCCCGCACGAGAACCTGGTGCGCGTCACCGAGCGCCTTCCCCACCTCACCCGCATGCTCTGGCTGATGACGCTGATCGACGGCTCTGCTCACCGGGAATGGCTGGTCGGCATGGGGCTGCTCTCGGCCACCCAGCGCGCCGCCCACCTCTTCTGCGAAATCTATCGCCGTCTCGAAGTCGTCGGGCTCGCCCGGGATAATCGCTTCAGCTTCCCCGTTACCCAGGCCGCTCTTGCCGATGCGGTCGGCACCTCGTCCGTTCATGTGAACCGGGTCATTCAGGAATTGCGCCAGCGCGACCTCATCACCTGGGAAGGCGGCGTCATCACCATCCGGGACTGGGATGCCCTCAGCCATCTCGCCGATTTCGACGATGGCTATCTCCACCTCACCCAGGAGTGCCGCTGA